The sequence ACACGTGGAATACAAAGAGCAGTGGCAGAGGAGAGGATTGTAGGGGGTAaaggggatggggggggggggcttcctTCCTAAACTACAGCACAGCACACATGGCTGAAGTCAAAACTCAGGGGAGCTGTCAGGAGAGGCAGCTGATCAAGCGATAAATGCAGAATCTACCAAATGCTGTGCTGTCATTGAGAACTGCAGCCTGTTTCTCCTGCCTGAGGTGTTTGTCTTCATGGTTCACTATCTCTACTGTGTTCAGACTTGCTCATGTCCTTTGATCAGGTCAGCAGACTTTGAGGCCATGGATCATGAACAAACAAAGCCTCTATTGTATTATCTGGACCCTTTTTATGGAGCCCGCAGGCTAGAAAAGGCATCAAATTTCACGACAATTAGATGTTTCCTGTTGAGTTTCCCTCAATTAGCCTCATCACCTGCTCTGAATAGGCCCAGCTTGAGCAGAGTTACAAAACATCATGATAATATTAAAGAGCCCCCTGGTCTGACTGAGGTGAGCTGCTGGTTGTTTCTTTAATCAATAAGGATGCTGCAAAGATTTCCTCCACTACTGTGGGCTCAGAAAGGCACACTGAGAAGTGCAGGCGTGCAAGAACATCAAAAACAATGTAGTGCTCCTATTCATTacagtgagagaaaaacaaaataacatcaCGGCGAGGCAACAATATTAAGTTTCATGCTCACAATGGTCACGCATCAAGCACTTGAGGTTCACTTAACAGGCTTTTAACAAGGCTCTGCAATGACAGGGCCTACGACACACCGACAAggtatttaataaaaatgttaagtACAAATAGCTGATCTCCGTGTGGTTAAATTTATCTGACAGaagaaaatgtcaaaacaaggcaaaataaaaatataaaaaaataccaCAGTATAGTTTTGTAGCAACAAAAAGTCCATAGTTCAGAACAAAAGTAATAGAAAGAGCTGCGGCTGAGCTGTTTTCATTGGCCACCTTGGCAAAGCAATTGCAATGGAGCCACAAACAACCCTCAATACAGTATGTCACGATTCAATAATCAGTTACCTTGTGAGCCGCTATCAAATGCTGAGTTCTGCAAAGCCCAATTGATTTGTTGCAGAAATGAAAGGCCGGCAAACTGTGATTCACCACGGACTCTGCCACTACCGAAGATGTCTGCATTTGTGTCAGACATTTGAATGCATGTCtgcgtgtgcacgtgtgtgcggAACCAGAAAAATGAAAGACTAACAAACAACTTACGAGTTATGTATATTTTCTATTCCCTCGCTAGCCAGTCATGCGCAAGCATATATATgatatgtgtgtgcatataggtgtgtgtgtgattggacAGAATGCCAAACAGCAGCATTTAACAACTAACAACATTATGTGGAGGTGAAAAACATACTACCAATAATTAATGGGACTGGTAATAGGAAACTGATAAGATCACAACCTAATTTTAGTTAAAAGAAGAGATTAACAGGATTGCTCTTTTTAATCACACATCTGTCCGCTTATACTTTAAATTTGTGTAAcgtgaaatgttatttttttggagAAACCCCAGGCAACAGGAGCAAGGAGCAATATTTAGTAAGTGCTCAAGCAGAAGTAGTTGTACAAAGCTGTTATACAACTTAAATATAATTTAGAGGGCTCTCCAGGTTTTATTCACACTGACTGGTGAGCAAAAAATGTAACCAACAGTTGTTTTATTGTGGCCTTTCATTGACATGACTAATAGAATCACATTTTTCACAATACAGATAAGTAAGCTGGCTAATTAAGTCTGCAGCAATCACACAGTGGAATGCAGCAGTTTACTTTAAATaatacagatttttatttttaacggGAAATGATGCGTCTGCTTGAaatactttcttttcttttaaaaacatctcaTAACTGTAGTGAATTGAATGTATGAAAGAATAGCCATGTTTTTAGCTCACCTTTCCTGTACTTATTGTTCTAATGCCCACTCAAAACTGCTGTGTGCACTTAAAACAGACTCCAGAAATGATGCCGTAcgaacaaacatttcaaaaacaaacaacacagttCATACAGGATGCATTCCTTTTTTTAGCTGAGCTACTTGAGTGAAGCTCCCCATTAACCCATTTTGAGAAATAGCTCTGGCAATGTGCTCtaagaacaagagaaaaaaatcaaagaggcTTAGATGCTTTCCTCAAGGACTATATATGAAGGCAGAAAGTGATTGTGCAAAGTaaaagcaaactttttttaattatagttCCAACAGTAACTTGaacacaacacaaaataaaaaatatataaaataaaccttttatgtagtgtttttttcttggaaTTTCTATATTCAATTCCTTTTTAGATGTCTGTGTTTGGAGTTGAGTGTGACGCAATCCTGCCAGCTTGTTCTGGATCGTTCCGTCACAGCCTTGTGCTGACCTCCACAGTGGAGCCCAGGGGAACCTTCACAACAGATTTGGCATCTCATTTTCAGTGCAGCAATGGCCGTCCTCTCCTATCTGTCAGCACAGTGCCCTCGTCTTTCTAGATCACATCTCTTAACATCTCTTCCTCTTCgcctcctcttctcttcctATCTTCCTCTATCTCCTTAAATCTCGCCTTGCttctgataaaaaaataaacccaaacAGGCCAAACAGAATATccattttgtctttgtcttctgctgCTATGTCTATATATCAGTAAGTATCAGTCTTTCTACCCTGAAAGCTAAATCTATGAATAAGACAGAACGGGAGAAAAAGAAACCCCTTCTGTCTCATTAAAATCCAGCAGTCGTCTGTAGAGTAGATACAATGAGGGCACAATGGTCTATTAATCCACATCCACTCAAGTCCACTGACATATTTCTCAACCTTTCTTTTACTAAGCAATTAAAGGACAAATTGCTACATTTATCTCTCAATTTTATAATATAATACTTGAATTTAAAAAGGTGATACTCTTTATATCCGAAGAACCGCACCCACTTTACTTCTTTATTCTTtcctcgtctttttttttttggtacttgCATCTGATATTCAAAGGCAGTGAGGGGTTTGATCAGTCAAAATTATGGCAGTTATGcattcacttttatttcttttatatctCAGTACTTACTTCATTATTTCTGTAAGCCCACTTTTCATGCTGTTCCTTAGAGCAGATCAAACCTGAGGTTACTTAGCAATTCTCCAACAGCTCGaaatcatgtttgtgtctgttctaGCCTTTGTATTTTCAGCGGTAGGCTCTCAGGCGAAAGCCCTGATGTCAGGCCTGCGGTATGTGGGCTTAATCCATGGCTCCCACTTCAGCTTCAGTTTCAGCCGTCTCTTTACTGTCTCGGGGACAACCCGCTGCATCTGTGCCCTTCAGAGAACACAACAGCACTAACAAAGATGCTTTCTCACCCCTCTACCTGCATCCTGGCCCTCCGACTTCAAAGCACATCCccaaaagcaaagcaaatggTGTTCTGTTTGCATTTATCTCCCACTATCTGTGACCATCGGGGAGATAGGGGTATATGTTGCTGCTGTAATAGGCCCATTGTGCTCTGCCTTGGGTCCTAGTCTTATCTTCATTACACGTtttctaaacaaacaaacaaataaactgagaCACATTTCTGGAGAGGATGAAGGAAGCAGCAGTGTTTTTATCTTTGAAGATTACTTTCTTGTATATATGCCTTGAAACAAATGTTCACTTTGACCATTCGGTGAAATTGCCTCCCGTTGCATTAGTAAGCCCTctataaaactttttttcctcccctagAAATTTAACCTGAGAAAAACAGCGTGTATCCCTGCAGCCTCGTCCTCTGAGCCTTAAGGTGTTTTGTTACGGTTTAGCCATACTTACAGTTTCCACTGGTAGATCGTGACAGGGGGGTTAGCATCAGCCCTGCAGGTCAGCTGAACATTCTGACGGTTCAGGTACCAGTTTCCATCAAACCCCTCGATCTGCACCTCGGGTTCATCTGCAAGGAAAGAGCACTCCTGTCAGTTATCCCTCATAATCCACTGCTCTATTATTGTGCCTTTGCTGAAGGACACTAGCAGTTTGCCTTTCCAAACCCGTCCACTTTAAAGTAGCAGATAGCTCATATTAGCTTGAGACAATGGATCAAAAATCGTCTTGACCAgatgatctaaaaaaaaaagaaaaaattatctACTTCTTCACATTtaatttttacctttatgctacTTATTCACATGAAAACTGCATATAAAAGATTAAATGGACTAGTAGTGTCAGGAGTTCACAGGATCTAATGGTATACTGCTAATAATTTCAGATAATGCATGATACAAATAATGCTTTACTGGTAAACAGACAAAATGCCAACTGTGTTTATGTATTATAAACATAACTGCATTACGATTTTGGCCACCTAGAGCACTTTGGAGTGCTTATTCAGAAAGGACATATTAATTCTATTAACACCCACATTACTCACTGTTCTAACAATTATATAGACATCAATGAACATTTACCTGTCTTAAGGCACAAGAAAACGTATGACATATGAGCAATCGTAGCAATAATAACTGCACATTTATAAAATTATACAGCTGAATGCCATCCTGGATAATGCTATCTAGTCAGGTAGCATAATAGTCAGTTAACCGCTGGCTCTGTCCCTACATTCAAGATGGATGTTGAAGAAAAGAGAGCAGAGATGCCTGTAAGTAATAtataaagaagagaagaagctTTGTCTGgtgttttgaagttttttttctagTGGATGATAGAATACATTTTGCCACAACGTTTAAAAGGACAGGCTCCAGTGGAGTTTGTTTCAAAGTCTCACTTTGAAAATTTAAGAGAAAATAGTGGCAACAAAAACTGGCATTACATCTACCTGAAAGGCAGAACCAGCCAGCTGTTAATGACTGAGTCTAAAGCCCTGCACCAAATACTAACTGTTGGTAATATACCCTAAAAGTAGACTAGGAGGCTATTGTTTAggttgtgtggtttttttttttttatttattcatctttttaatGATAACAATGATACTTTTCAACATTTCCTAAGCCTACTTttgcaaaaataatattaataataattgctTGAAAACACCAGAATCttgaaaaaaaggttaaaaatttTGGTCATCCAAATAATACAGCAGTGTAAAAGAACCATTGCACACTTGCCAACACAACATGGAAAAACAGGTCTTGTTTAAGCATTGATTTTTCTCTAAATACATCATTTTTGGTAAATAGTGTTTGTCTTGAATAATTGTTTATTCAGTCATTCTATTAATTATTGATTCTATTAGTTATGTCAACAGAACTGGGGAAAAATAGATTTCTAACATGCTTAGACTGAGTCTGGCGCTGTAGTTTACTGCTCATTTGTTTTCTAGTAATTAACCTTTGTTTTGGTGTAAACTGTGCTGAGTGGTGTCATCTGGTGACAAAATCATCACGTGGATGcaggacaaaataaaagcacagacaaaaaatagTGAAGTAGTAGGAGAGCGGTGTCTTACACTGAACGTTGAGCACCACGCTGTCTGTGATCTTCTCATTTCGGTACGTGACGATGCACGTGAGCTTCTGTTTGTGGGTCTCGCGGCTCGGTATCACCACATAGTTGCTCCGGACCGTCACTGTCCCATTCTGGTTGCGAGTCTCCTGGTAAGTGGCTTCGCCTTTCAACCTGGTATCCCATTTGATCACGCTTGGGGGCTTTCCATTCGCAGATACACAAGTTGCAACTGTCATCTTACGCTTCTGAGCCCTAGCCACAATCGTAGGGGTCGTCAAGGTCATACGTGTCATGGGCCGAGCTGCCGAGTAGAAAGGAGAAATTAATTTTCAGGAAGAAAAGAGTCACTCAAGAATGAGCttgattttttaatttcactttccattttattttagtgtgtAGTCTTGTCTGCTTTTCTAACAATCAATTTCCTGAAATAAATTAAACTAAGAAGCTGAGATGAAAATaacattgtttttcttccttcactCCTCAAAGCTCTCAGATGTAGAACCCACTTGCCTATCCAAATGCGCAGTCATCCAATTTCAATCCTTTGTGAGTTGCCAATCAGAAATCTACTCTTAGTACATCAAAAGGCAGGCTTGAGCTTGAGCAAATGCACAACTGAAAGAGATAGGCTATAAAGAGGCCTCTTTGAAGGCTGCCGGTTGGTTATCTGCACACATGTTCCTGATGTTCACTGAGCCTAAAAACTGAGTCACTGAAGCCTAAAAAGTCCTGGGAGGCCAAATGACACAAAATGGGGACTCGGAGCTGACTAAGAAGACCCGGCAACAGGGACTACTTAAGCCAAGTGCTATTTCTTTTACCGGTGCTCAATAGAACACAAACCAACACTTAATTTCTAATTAGCTCTCTAATCAGAGTCAGCACGCAACCTTTTCAAAGCTGCCTCTTTCCAAGATAAACTACATCTCTTTTTTTTGCCACACTACTATTCAAGCCAAATTATACACTCAGAAGTGCTCCTATTGATTTCCATTTCACCTGCCATTTTTATCAACTAACCTCTGCgaaagtttcctgttttataaaAGCTATTAGGCCCATGTTATATGGAATTCACCAATATATATATCATTCATTGACGTGGCTCTTGGTGCTGCTCTGCAACTTCAATAGTTTCAACAACAAAGAGGACAGTTATACCGAGAGCTTCAGCAAACATATAGAAAGCAGCCGGCGTCGAAGAGAAGagctgtaaatatgtttttactaaGCCTTTCACTCAGGTTGTCAGGTTGACCCTGTTTGATCTGTTTCAAAGTCAATAGGACACCAAATTTGAGCAACAGGGTTTTCATTCCTTTGATTGTTCATCAGACCAGCATAAGCGTGCTCCAGGAAATAACTCCTTAACTGATGTTCAGACGTTTAacctgtttttttgggggggtttttacTCTCTTATCTTGACTCTAAAGATAGGTAACTTTTCCAGTGAAGTATATGTgactaactttttttccatagGATCTTTGTAAGAAGTCACAGAATATGTTGGGCAGGTTGTTCCACTCACTAAAGACATACTTTCTGTTTCCCAGAAGCTGGTAATTTTAAATGTTCCCATTCACTCGGTGGATTAAGCTTAATAATTTGATCTCGCTACAATTTAGCCTTTCTTAAATGTAGACGTCTTGAAGATGGATGTTTATCAGGCAGCGTTTTGGGAATATTACTGCCATTAATGAAATCTCTCACAGTTTTAATGAGAAACCCAAAGGTCCATATATACATTACGAACATGTTTTGAATGTTCAGCTACTGCTTTATTGGAGATAAGTCTTGGATAAATTCTAGACACAAGCCTGGAGAATGGGAAACAATGAGAGATTAGATTACTAAGATTTAGATCCCTACAGAACTGCTAAAACCagattaggaaaaaaaatgttcctttCAAATTACAGATTAAAGCAGAATTAAAATCAGTGCAGTTCTTACCATACACAGTAAGGTTGACCATGTTCTCACGGTTGCCTGCAGGAAATGTGGTATACTCGCAAATGTAGGCAGCCTCGTCGGACAGCTGCAGGTTGGAGAACACAATTGTGGTGTCTTCCAATGAGGGAGTACGATGACGAACAGCTGCATGTTTGAAGCTGACCCGCTCCTTGAAGGGCGGCAGCACAGACACACCCAGGGCCGGGTTGGCGATGGCCACATTCTGTTTGGTGCCATTGAGAAGCTTCTGCCAGGTTACTTGGGAGATCTTGACTGGTGGATTACTGTTGCTGAAAACGCAGCGCAGCTCCACTTGTGAACCCACGAAGCCAGACTTACTGGTGTCCATCTGTACCATCTGTCCACTGCCAGCTAGACACAAAGAGGGgggtggaaaggaaaaaaaaacatttaattacgATTAACAAGTGTCCAAGGCCAAGCAAGCACTCCAGTCAATAGCAAGTACATGCACTGAAAGTCAAGGAGTCAATTCAGCCTCCTAGGTAGTACAAGCACGCACAACACTCAGAAGTCAGACTCGTGGATTCAACCATACGCACCTGTGTGCCACAGATACTATATCTGCCCCCTATACATAAAACAAGTTGGTTCATGGTGGTGGTTGTGTGCGAAAGCTGTGGGAGTTGTTATTAACATAATGGGCACATCCATACAAGCCTGCCTTTGTCCACAAAGGTGCTGTTTCTGATGAGATGGGAGGGCCGAGCGAGAACCAATGCATCACTAATGAATGAGTACAAGGGCAGTGAGCTGGAGCCAAGTCGTCGTCTGCTGCGCTCTCCTCCACCTACCCAGCAACACACTGGGTAGCCTATTgtaattttaattactttttactcacaaaTACTTCAATGACTGCCTGGAGCTCCTATTAGGAGAAACAATGTGTAGTCCTGTGTAAGCACTCAAAACAATGAGAACACACACATTAGCTGTATTAAAAGAACCCAGCAATTAGGCACTCCTCCTTTACTATCTAAGCCTGTGCGGAGCATGGTGGCAAAAGAAAAGGTCAATTAGAGAACATGGACCTTCGGTTTAGTCTTTCATGCATATATTGACCTTGTGCTAAACTGAACTGTTGAATACCGTTCTTTGTAAtgcgtttttgctttttatttaacattagcAGTTATCAGCCTTGGATTAACTGTTCCTTACAGTCTCTATGCCTTTATTAAGAACTGGAAGCATAAGATGGAAAATTAAGTGACAGGAAGAATAATTACACAAGTCACTCCCTTATTCACACATACCGATCTGTCAGAATTGATCATTTGATACTTTTTTCTATATCAgtataaacagaacattttggGGTTTGGATCTATTGGCTTGACACAATCTGTAGTCTCAACATGGATGTCATTTCAGTCAGGGATGTCATTCAGTGCGAGCAGCAATTTTTCCAAACTGAATAACTGATTAGTTGAAAAAGAATACAttaagttttaagcctaattaagattaggcttaaaactttttgctaaagcatatagttagtgttggatcaggtgaccctgaatcctccgttagttatgctgcaataggcgtaggctgctgggggattcccatgatgcactgagtatttcttttccagtcacctttctcactcactatgtgttatcctctctgcattgaatcatacatgttattaatctctgtctctcttccacagcatgtctttatcctgtcttccttctctctccccaaccggtcgcagcagatggccccgcccctttcTGAGCCtcgttctgccggaggtttcttcctgttcagagggagtttttccttcccactgtcgccaagtgtttgctgtatgtattattatagggtctaccttacaatataaagcgccttgaggcgactgttgttgtgatttggcgctacataaataaaattgaattgaaattaatgCTGAAGGTAACTAGTGcatttttttggtttctttttataATCTGTAGTAATAGGTCTTCTTCATGGATAACAAACAAGTACAAGTTTCACTTAAACCTGCTCTGAGCTCTGCAGTGTCAGCAGTCTGAACAGATGTGCCATTGCAGGGCACCTACATCCTGTTGTTTCAACACTTCTTTGTTATCTCGTGCTACAATTTATGGTCGTTTCCAGGTGAAGTCTGATGATGTCCCATTTCCTGAAGCGACAGCCCCTGACTGAGCTTGTATTTACAACCAGAGGCAGCCATAATTATCTTCTATGGATACACAACTATCCGCAGGAAGAAAGACTGAAATTCCTTCGTTAATCACGCAGGACTCATAAAGCCACCAATGTATCCACTCATAAACAGGCTGAAAATATGCTGTGGTCTCAAGTAGAGAAGTGGGGCCTAAACATATGCACCACAAGCAGAGCGGCTCTTTAACGCTGAATAACTGCATCACAATGATGGATAATCGCTGCCCTCAGAAATAAAGTTTCCACAGGGGGGCTTTAAAATGTGTAAGAATGCGTGAGAGAAATCCATTTCTGTATACACTCATTCACTACAATATCTGATGTAGTTGATCTTTAACTATACAAGGATCTGAGGAAGAGGGGAAAGCGAATTCTGTGTATGCAAGGCTGTCAAACTGTCTTAAGTACCGGCAGCGACTGTTATGTTaagatttttcttgtaaaaacgGTAGGTAGTCAGCCAAAGGACGTGAAGGCCCAATACATGCATGTAGAGAGGAAATGGTGCAGACTCTGGGTAGACCATTAAGATTAACCATGTATTTTTCCTCAGCAGGCTGAGAACTCTCAGGTTGAATGACTTAGGCTGGAAAGCAATGCATTATGAGAGAAAGGCAATTTCGATCTATTATTATGTGCTTTCGCTCAAATGCTGCCTTTGCGGCCTACATCaaatcacataaaaaaataaagtgacaaCCTTTTGAAGTTACTGAGTGCACATCATCTTTCATTTCCTTCTGACCACATCAGCAAGACCCTCTCTATAGAGATTTAGACTTGGGGGATTTGAAGATGACAGATTGATTTACTAATGCAGTTTGACAGAGAGGACTGGCAACCTTGTCATCTGTACCTTGAGAACCACCTGTGTCCTTGTGCACCCCAGGGCAATGCTTTACTCCATTTTATCACAGCTTAGATTACCAGTTGTGGCAGCTATAGTATGATATTTTTGAAATAGCAAACACAATTTACTGCGTGACAACACTAGTTAAAGTTTAATCTTAAGTTGGTCTGAAGTGGAGGAGCTGCATGCTGCATGTGGCGGGGGCTGTAAAGAACTCATAAATATGTACCTGGCCAGACCTCATCCATTTCAGCGCTAAAACAATAGTGGCAGGGGCCGGCTGTGCAAAGAGCCCCTTCCCCCTCTCGCTTTgctcttccttccttctttctctgATGCTACCAACTCAGATTGAATCAACTAAACAGCAACTAATGCAAATGGAAACTCGAGGAATAGGCATAATTATACAGTCACAGAGCCCAAATTCACTCTGTGAAAGGGCCAGAAGCCCCCACTGGGACCCCTTTCACTCAAGGACTGTTGGACTCTTTGGCTGAGCAGAGTCTATAATTACAGACTACATAACAGAGTGGCAAATGCCACAGAAAGCACTGTCACATACATGCATGAGATTCTAAGAAGGTAGGTTGGAGTGGGGGCTTAATGAAAATCAGTGatgcaaaaacagaagagaaaaacgGAAAAAGAGATAGGCAAAGTAGAGAAGTGTAGAACTgtcgagagggagagagagacaaagaagtAGGTGGAGCTGTAGGGAGGACTGTAGGTGCGCTACTGGTTTGAGGTTGGCTGGCATTAttgcctgtgctgctgctgttttgttcTCACACTGACAAGAGGATGATTGGGGGAACAGTCATGCTCTAATACACCTGTGGATGGGGTAGGCACTGCCTTAAGAGTTGCCAAAGGAGAGAGGAGTCGTGTTTCTGGAAGGAAAAGCGAtaggacaaacaaacaaagcagaaagtACTTCCAAGCTggcaaaatattaaattaaaaaaaaaaaaaaaagagtggctTGATTCTCACCAGGTGAGCTGAGTTGGATCAACGGGGACATAAGGGGCAGTATTAAAACAGCTGCTGTGCCGTCTGGCCCTGCGCTGATAGCAAGAGACTCCCAAGGCCTCGGCACAGAGCTGTGCACGGAACATTCAACTGTAATAAGATCTGGCCTGTCAGGCAGAAAGGAAAAGCATGTGCTTTGTGTTGTTTGCATATGGCGCATTGGACATTGTGCATTAGAAGCTGCACCAAATAAAAGCCTTCAGTCAAATGGACTCTCCATGGTGCATGGACAATGTCCAGGAAAATAGAAAATGTATTCAAATTAGTCACATTGAAACATTTTATTAACCAGGTgggaaaacaaagataaaacaaaaaaaaaaaacagaattaattcCTGTCTGTAGCGAGCCAAAATGAAGGATgcaaacatttaacatttgcctttttttctttgctgtagAGAATTTAAGTTTTTTAACCAAATACAAAGATCAGCCCACAGATAAGCCCATAGGACCTTGTTCTGGTACATAGAAAATCACCATGATAATATTAAACTAATAAATTTAATAAGTATACATAACATTGAAAACAGGCCCAACATCTCCTTCAGACCAGGAAGGAATATATCTCATAGCTAAAATCTAACACTGTTGTCTTTTAGTAGCCAAATTGGCAGTATTTCAAAGGTAGTTATTGCCTACTTCAATATTGTGCATCCAAAGGAATCCATTGTGCGTGAGTCAAATAAAGTTCAGAATAATTCACCTCAAGCTGCTGCAATGCGAGGAAGGCAAAGATTAAATAGAACTGAATGCATATTTTAGAAGAAGCACTCATTAATGTCTTCTATTTAAAGCTGCACCAGGCAACTCGGCACACTGTCAGTCCCAAATGGCAGCGAGACGTCTCCGTTTGAAGTTTCAACACTTCAAAAAGCCCCAAATGTGTAATGTGATGTCATCAATTCTTTTTGGACTGAAATGTCATCCTTTCAGTGGCTTCGGAGGATAGAAATGAGAAAGAGTTTTAGTTTTCACTGAAAAGAGTGCCACTTCCTTAAACAAGAGGAGATCCAACTTCCGTAAAATTATTTCACTTACGCAAATATGTCAAAGTTTTCAGTGGCACTACAGTCTTTTCTAGCTCCCCTGCAAGCGTGAAGTATTTTGGTATAAACTTCTTGCCAAGTGCAGCTTTAAAGCTTATCACATGAAAACACATCATCTCCTCACGCTTGATATGCTTTGGTTGCTCCACTCTACTGTTGCTTAAGTGGGATGCTGATAGATAAAACATGGCTTGAGCCGCACGGGATAATGACTGTTTAATGTAGTCCCAGTTCCCACGGCAATGGCACAGTCCTCTATGCTCCCCTATTCATGACCACACATGGGGTGTTTAGGGGGAGTCCAAATCTACtgtctcatacacacacagaaacctcCCATTAGCAGCTTGTTTATTCCCCTGGTAGGACAATTTTACTCTTTTTGTTTGTCAGTGAGTAATTTAAAGCTCTTGCAGTGGCATTTTGCTCATGTTTTATAACAAATAGTAGTGATTCCCAAAAcgatttataaaataaatgatggtaTTCTTCTTAGGGGCATCTGGGAACTCTTACTGTCCCCGAAGCTTTAATACAAACAGATAGGGCACTTCATTTAAGGATAAGCCATATGCTATGTGTACTGCTGCTCTTTATTGACTGTGGCCATTTAGCTTTTTGAGACAGAGCAGTACGTGTCAGAGAATTTGTTTTAATCTACACTCAGACACTATTTGATGGTGCTTCAGCCAGGTCTCTTGGGTAAACAATGGTGTACCTGCCAAAGCAGCTCTCTTTACCCTCTGTCTCCCCAAGCAAACATCCGACTACAGAGGCAAGCGAAACCTCACTGGAACAGATGGTTTAGTACCCGTGCTCATAATTTTCCACTATCTGGTTCAAATTTGAAATGCTTTTTTGTACAACACGCTCTTTCATTGAGGACAATGTAACATCTGCTGCGCTGTAAATGTTAATGATTATCAGGAATATTTATTATGTTAGGCAACTTCCCAACCTGGGACGGCTCCATGAGAGGCACTGTGCATTTCATTTGAACTATTTGCAATGGCTGTTTGAGCAAAAGAGTATCGTAATGGCTGACTACCGTCGCACAGTAGTCATGTGTTTTCCACCGGGGCTATAAAATTGCTACTTTCGGGTTGGCAGTGTGTAGCATCGGCTACTCAACTATGCACACAGGCTCTCACCTAATGTAGCTGCAT comes from Astatotilapia calliptera chromosome 14, fAstCal1.2, whole genome shotgun sequence and encodes:
- the nectin1b gene encoding nectin 1b isoform X4, with amino-acid sequence MAVYVGIWALLLALNIQAGSGQMVQMDTSKSGFVGSQVELRCVFSNSNPPVKISQVTWQKLLNGTKQNVAIANPALGVSVLPPFKERVSFKHAAVRHRTPSLEDTTIVFSNLQLSDEAAYICEYTTFPAGNRENMVNLTVYARPMTRMTLTTPTIVARAQKRKMTVATCVSANGKPPSVIKWDTRLKGEATYQETRNQNGTVTVRSNYVVIPSRETHKQKLTCIVTYRNEKITDSVVLNVQYEPEVQIEGFDGNWYLNRQNVQLTCRADANPPVTIYQWKLLNGSLPSNVEIKNNTLFFKGPVTYDLAGTYVCDATNGIGTRTGIVDVNITEKPMAQGPPGGVIGILGGVVAIGLIIGVAVTVVMVHRRQQKTRTETDNDLIAVAAVADSCVTQGPEKPESPTRTDLPPAHKPAPPPPKKKNSDMKGHLTSDDIQVVHLDKEEEMQKLPLQPPYYDMAPSESTPFTDKPNSGHKDCDVQYAELDTAALASSPSPRSSAHTGPGDLVEYATIQPSSH
- the nectin1b gene encoding nectin 1b isoform X7, coding for MAVYVGIWALLLALNIQAGSGQMVQMDTSKSGFVGSQVELRCVFSNSNPPVKISQVTWQKLLNGTKQNVAIANPALGVSVLPPFKERVSFKHAAVRHRTPSLEDTTIVFSNLQLSDEAAYICEYTTFPAGNRENMVNLTVYARPMTRMTLTTPTIVARAQKRKMTVATCVSANGKPPSVIKWDTRLKGEATYQETRNQNGTVTVRSNYVVIPSRETHKQKLTCIVTYRNEKITDSVVLNVQYEPEVQIEGFDGNWYLNRQNVQLTCRADANPPVTIYQWKLLNGSLPSNVEIKNNTLFFKGPVTYDLAGTYVCDATNGIGTRTGIVDVNITEKPMAQGPPGGVIGILGGVVAIGLIIGVAVTVVMVHRRQQKTRTETDNDLIAVAAVADSCVTQGPEKPESPTRTDLPPAHKPAPPPPKKKNSDMKGHLTSDDIQNSGHKDCDVQYAELDTAALASSPSPRSSAHTGPGDLVEVGIIVFVDVEMLDDYSTLGGIQKSL